Proteins encoded together in one Ciona intestinalis chromosome 3, KH, whole genome shotgun sequence window:
- the socs7 gene encoding suppressor of cytokine signaling (The RefSeq protein has 5 substitutions compared to this genomic sequence) translates to MNQFATSAGPGARRKEFQHTRRYGRASEEKKNSEHESELRVPRMNVRRANEKNYNGVSCNSDENVYGEIDVNPIVSVSFPTKSVIQAAKENDALLNFNLKISTNDIKNHTESAIDHSGFHPCTTSRLESDPEIGSNFFCHDSITAQNNNFNDMLLLEQPKFKVRPRRHVYHTIELPDRNDISDGTPSNNHKVKIISSPPIPPKPHYLRSGFNSKLPPKLPPKVVNANAAMKRKQLNEEYFENIRKSMDFNLSESDEAGLQEEAISITIPGTETHPYWTISDTTTNTTQNLTTETSSTQLETPLIKNTPLTLDVHKQRRQEFVDSLKALKQCGWYWGNMSWEDAESMLAQRPGEEGVFLVRDSQDPLHILTLTIRSVELSIHHVRVEHTEGKFQLYDPDRGVSRGAANCVRHPNIVTFIKLAMKHSRSGTFIYFIKTRNMGEPPVQIRLLTPISRFTCVKSLKYYVRFTIRDSVPYDSITNLPIPHDLKEYLLNSPYFDATEDLQCALLS, encoded by the exons ATGAACCAGTTTGCCACCTCTGCTGGTCCAGGGGCACGAAGAAAAGAATTTCAACACACAAGAAGATATGGAAAAGCTTCAGAGGAAAAAAAGAACAGCGAACATGAATCTGAACTTCGTGTTCCAAGAATGAATGTGCGTAGAGCAAATGAAAGAAATTACAATGGTGTTTCTTGTAACAGTGATGAAAATGTATATGGAGAAATAGATGTAAATCCTATCGTCTCTGTTTCATTTCCTACGAAAAGTGTTGTTCAAGCGGCTAAAGAAAACGATGCTCTActaaactttaatttgaaaatcaGCACAAACGATATTAAGAATCATACAGAATCTGCAATTGATCATTCTGGTTTTCACCCTTGCACTACAAGTCGATTGGAATCTGACCCAGAAATAGGCAGTAACTTTTTTTGTCATGATTCAATACCagcacaaaataataattttaatgacATGCTTTTACTGGAACAACCGAAATTTAAAGTGCGCCCGAGACGCCATGTTTATCATACAATTGAGTTACCGGATCGAAATGACATATCTGATGGTACCCCATCAAACaatcacaaagttaaaataatctCTTCACCTCCTATTCCACCAAAACCACATTATCTTCGCTCTGGTTTTAACAGCAAGCTTCCCCCAAAACTTCCTCCTAAAGTTGTTAATGCAAATGCTGCAATGAAGAGGAAACAACTTAATGAGGAATACTTTGAAAACATTAGAAAAAGTATGGACTTTAATTTGAGTGAAAGTGATGAAGCAGGTTTGCAAGAAGAAGCTATTAGTATTACAATTCCAGGAACAGAAACTCATCCATACTGGACAATATCTGATACAACAACCAACACAACTCAGAATTTGACTACAGAAACTTCTTCCACCCAGTTAGAAACCCCATTGATCAAGAACACACCTTTAACATTGGATGTGCATAAACAAAGAAGGCAGGAGTTTGTGGACAGTTTAAAAGCTTTGAAACAGTGTGGATGGTATTGGGGAAACATGTCATGGGAGGATGCTGAATCAATGTTAGCACAAAGACCTGGTGAAGAAG GTGTGTTCTTGGTTCGTGACAGCCAAGATCCTTTGCACATATTAACTTTAACAATACGTTCAGTGGAACTATCAATACACCATGTCAGGGTTGAACACACTGaag GTAAGTTCCAGCTGTACGACCCCGATAGAGGTGTAAGCAGAGGTGCAGCTAACTGTGTGAGACATCCAAatattgtaacttttataaagcTTGCCATGAAGCATTCTCGGTCGggtacttttatttatttcattaagaCACGAAACATGGGCGTACCACCAGTGCAGAtcag acttCTCACCCCAATTTCTCGTTTCACTTGTGTCAAGTCATTGAAATACTATGTCCGATTCACCATCAGAGACTCTGTTCCTTATGATTCAATCACAAACTTACCTATACCACACGATCTGAAGGAATATCTTCTCAATTCACCATATTTCGATGCAACAGAAGATTTACAATGTGCATTGCTATCATGA
- the LOC100182630 gene encoding intraflagellar transport protein 81 homolog — translation MTEEAKLIVELLNKEPFKKNVNLISFHSYGPEQLLQLLNDVLATIDPSQSGDIRDEASDARTQRTLGCLKNLKYTPPPNADVSSFRQGIVLGDKPVINPILVYLLTNLDVLKTRAYLAKYLVKLGVPDELLHDSSDFAMQESWTKYCELQEHFHQMHRELTDLKKQSHGTSEVKTDIKTMEEEKENLMRKVERVRKKAEGTPDFADSLQIAQRMRKEKERGEDIQKKIQQQRRLMQSAEQTLQRKKQQVYEMKQGGANSSPESLISRMQEDNRLNEYLVSEKLPKEIETLKKNVSDLQRVAMEPAISQQDLHRIEDEIEDATSKINRLVEKKMVHGNPAKDKLALFRQQASILSHKKETLAETVQSKREEVDQLENELRQKRATLQELGGEVLKGDDYKKFIIGLRTKSNQYKSNRAELAELRSEMGVLVRTETILQKLNDQSQRKLNVLENKRGVSGFRDTQDELEKVSAMKSDFDEAKHRTLDDMSDMVHQLNSVIQDKKNLLAPVIKELRPMRQRCQEIMTEYNEKKSHYDSVAAGLESNRSQLEHAVAALREECMNHDSRFHYIQSMNKILQGKIDRANNEMKVYTSGDKKKGFREIYSKKIQEQENLAKSLREKQKNVRENHNSDKQQMEMWKDLEALLECKMGILQRQHTELRQIKNPGFTMSREPSQDRMVL, via the coding sequence ATGACTGAAGAAGCCAAGCTTATCGTGGagcttttaaacaaagaaccatTCAAAAAGAATGTGAACTTGATATCGTTTCATTCGTATGGTCCTGAACAACTGTTGCAGCTGCTAAACGATGTATTGGCAACTATTGACCCTTCACAATCAGGAGATATTAGAGATGAAGCTTCAGATGCACGGACACAGCGCACTCTTGGCTGcttgaaaaatttaaagtacacCCCACCACCCAATGCTGATGTTTCAAGCTTTCGACAAGGGATTGTGCTTGGAGATAAACCTGTCATTAACCCCATTCTTGTGTATTTGCTGACCAATTTGGACgtgttaaaaacaagagcGTATCTGGCAAAGTATTTGGTAAAACTTGGAGTTCCAGATGAACTGCTGCACGATTCCTCGGATTTTGCGATGCAGGAATCATGGACAAAGTATTGCGAGCTCCAGGAACATTTTCATCAGATGCACAGGGAGCTCACGGACTTGAAAAAACAGAGTCATGGGACTTCAGAGGTGAAGACGGACATTAAGACGATGGAGGAAGAAAAAGAGAATCTTATGAGGAAAGTGGAGAGAGTTAGGAAGAAGGCTGAAGGTACTCCGGACTTTGCTGATAGCTTGCAGATCGCTCAAAGGATGAGGAAAGAAAAGGAGCGAGGAGAGGACATCCAGAAGAAGATTCAGCAGCAGAGGAGGTTGATGCAGTCAGCGGAGCAAACTTTGCAGAGGAAGAAGCAGCAGGTGTATGAGATGAAGCAGGGAGGAGCAAATTCATCTCCTGAGTCATTGATTTCACGGATGCAGGAAGATAATCGATTGAATGAGTACCTAGTGTCTGAGAAGCTGCCAAAAGAAATTGaaactttaaagaaaaatgttaGTGATCTGCAAAGAGTTGCTATGGAACCAGCAATCTCACAGCAAGATTTGCATCGAATTGAAGATGAAATAGAAGATGCTACATCAAAGATTAACAGACTTGTTGAGAAAAAGATGGTGCATGGCAATCCTGCAAAAGACAAGCTTGCTCTGTTTAGGCAACAGGCGTCTATATTGTCGCACAAGAAGGAAACTCTTGCTGAAACAGTGCAGAGTAAGAGGGAAGAGGTTGATCAATTGGAAAATGAGCTGAGACAGAAGAGAGCGACACTTCAGGAGCTTGGCGGGGAAGTGTTAAAGGGAGACGATTACAAGAAGTTTATCATTGGACTTCGTACAAAGAGTAATCAATATAAGAGCAACAGAGCTGAGCTGGCAGAGTTAAGATCTGAAATGGGAGTTTTGGTACGAACTGAAACTATTCTACAAAAACTGAATGATCAGTCACAAAGGAAGTTAAACGTGTTGGAAAATAAAAGAGGAGTGTCGGGCTTCCGTGATACACAGGATGAGTTGGAGAAGGTATCAGCCATGAAGAGTGACTTTGATGAGGCAAAACATCGAACTTTAGATGATATGTCGGACATGGTGCATCAACTCAATTCTGTGATACAAGATAAGAAGAATCTGCTTGCACCTGTTATTAAAGAGCTGCGACCAATGCGTCAAAGGTGCCAGGAAATAATGACAGAGTATAATGAAAAGAAGTCCCATTATGACAGTGTTGCCGCTGGTTTGGAATCAAATCGTTCACAGCTGGAACATGCTGTGGCAGCACTGAGAGAGGAATGCATGAACCATGATAGTAGGTTTCATTACATACAGAGCATGAACAAAATCCTGCAGGGGAAAATCGATCGCGCTAATAATGAAATGAAGGTGTACACAAGCGGTGACAAGAAAAAGGGATTTCGTGAAATTTATTCAAAGAAAATACAAGAGCAGGAGAACCTGGCTAAAAGTTTGAGGGAAAAACAGAAGAATGTTAGGGAGAACCATAACAGTGATAAGCAGCAGATGGAGATGTGGAAAGATCTAGAAGCGTTGCTTGAATGCAAGATGGGGATATTACAACGACAACATACAGAATTAAGGCAAATAAAGAATCCTGGATTCACAATGAGTCGAGAACCAAGTCAGGATAGGATGGTGctgtaa